A window of the Yersinia rochesterensis genome harbors these coding sequences:
- the queG gene encoding tRNA epoxyqueuosine(34) reductase QueG, with protein MAHPLDLNQLAQHIKQWGQSLGFQQVGICDTDLSAEEPRLQAWLDKQYHGEMAWMARHGMLRARAHELLPGTLRVISVRMNYLPAKAAFASTLKNSELGYISRYALGRDYHKLLRQRLKKLGDMIQNYCLEQAAGDVNFRPFVDSAPIMERSLAAKAGIGWVGKHSLILNREAGSWFFLGELLIDLPLPVDKPQEEQCGRCVACMTTCPTGAIVAPYTVDARRCISYLTIELEGAIPEEFRPLMGNRIYGCDDCQLICPWNRFSQLTDEEDFSPRAVLHTPQLLDLFSWNEEKFLRITEGSAIRRIGHLRWLRNISVALGNAPYLDNVVLALKARRGINPMLDEHIEWAISQQLKRRSTLIGDVQSPQKKRLVRAIEKGLPRDA; from the coding sequence ATGGCACACCCCCTCGATCTGAATCAATTAGCCCAACATATCAAGCAATGGGGGCAATCGCTAGGTTTCCAGCAAGTCGGTATCTGCGATACAGATTTGTCAGCCGAAGAACCGCGGTTACAGGCGTGGCTTGATAAACAATATCATGGCGAAATGGCCTGGATGGCCCGCCACGGTATGCTGCGCGCGCGCGCGCATGAATTATTGCCTGGCACTTTGCGGGTGATCAGCGTGCGAATGAATTACCTGCCTGCCAAGGCCGCATTTGCCAGCACATTAAAGAATTCAGAACTCGGCTATATCAGCCGTTATGCCTTAGGCCGTGATTATCATAAATTGTTACGCCAACGCCTGAAAAAATTGGGTGACATGATTCAAAATTATTGTCTGGAGCAGGCGGCCGGTGATGTCAATTTCCGCCCGTTCGTCGATTCTGCGCCAATAATGGAGCGTTCCCTGGCGGCTAAAGCGGGCATTGGCTGGGTTGGTAAGCACTCACTAATTTTAAATCGTGAGGCCGGTTCCTGGTTCTTCCTGGGTGAGTTGCTCATTGACCTGCCGCTGCCCGTCGATAAACCGCAAGAAGAACAATGCGGGCGCTGCGTTGCTTGCATGACCACCTGCCCGACTGGGGCTATCGTCGCGCCCTATACTGTTGATGCTCGCCGCTGCATTTCCTATCTAACTATTGAGTTGGAGGGCGCGATACCGGAAGAGTTTCGTCCCCTGATGGGCAATCGTATTTATGGTTGTGATGATTGCCAGCTTATCTGCCCGTGGAACCGCTTCTCCCAATTAACTGACGAAGAAGATTTCAGCCCTCGCGCAGTGCTGCACACTCCACAGTTGCTGGATTTATTTAGCTGGAATGAAGAGAAATTTTTACGGATAACCGAAGGCTCCGCCATTCGGCGAATTGGGCACCTGCGCTGGTTGCGTAATATCTCTGTGGCATTGGGCAATGCGCCCTATCTCGACAATGTTGTATTGGCACTGAAAGCACGCCGCGGCATTAATCCGATGTTAGATGAACATATTGAGTGGGCAATTTCACAACAATTAAAAAGACGGTCTACACTGATTGGGGATGTTCAGTCACCGCAGAAAAAACGGCTGGTGAGAGCGATTGAAAAAGGCCTGCCACGAGATGCCTGA